One genomic window of Sphingopyxis sp. OPL5 includes the following:
- a CDS encoding SDR family NAD(P)-dependent oxidoreductase — MTQGLFDLTGKVALVTGGNGGIGLGMAKGLAMHGATVVIWGNKPEKNERAVQELRGFGGEVRCASVDVADEAAVAAGIAAIMDEFGRIDQAIANAGLSIARKDMFDISLEDFRRIQDVNVHGVFFTLREAARHMIARGETGARGGSLVSIASTASMHGAARNEHYGATKGAVVSLTRAMAVELGPLGIRANSILPGWTRSDMTERLQGWDKFNNNVVARAPVGRWGDGDDFSAIAVYLASDASSFHTGDSIVVDGGYTVF, encoded by the coding sequence ATGACACAGGGGTTGTTCGATTTGACCGGCAAGGTCGCGCTGGTGACCGGGGGCAACGGCGGTATCGGTCTCGGCATGGCGAAGGGGTTGGCCATGCACGGCGCGACCGTTGTCATCTGGGGCAACAAGCCCGAAAAGAACGAGCGGGCGGTGCAAGAGCTTCGCGGTTTCGGCGGCGAAGTGCGCTGTGCATCGGTCGATGTCGCCGACGAGGCGGCGGTCGCGGCCGGGATCGCGGCGATCATGGATGAATTCGGCCGGATCGATCAGGCGATCGCCAACGCCGGACTCAGCATCGCCCGAAAGGACATGTTCGACATTTCGCTCGAGGATTTTCGCCGTATCCAGGACGTCAACGTTCACGGCGTCTTTTTCACGCTTCGCGAGGCGGCCCGGCATATGATCGCGCGCGGCGAGACGGGCGCGCGCGGGGGATCGCTGGTTTCGATCGCATCGACCGCGTCGATGCATGGCGCGGCACGCAACGAACATTATGGCGCGACGAAAGGCGCGGTCGTCTCGCTCACCCGCGCGATGGCGGTCGAGCTCGGTCCCCTGGGGATCCGGGCGAACAGCATCCTGCCCGGCTGGACCCGATCGGACATGACCGAGAGGCTGCAGGGTTGGGACAAATTCAACAATAATGTCGTGGCGCGTGCGCCGGTCGGGCGATGGGGGGATGGCGACGATTTCTCGGCGATCGCGGTCTACCTCGCGAGCGATGC